The genomic stretch taattatctgtgaaaacaaaaatatatgttttgacttttgttgttgttgaggttataattttattcagtctcatgaaaattatgtaaaatttatagacAAACcttcaaattgttttaataatgtcCTACTTGCTACGCTCTGTTATTTATCAACCAAAAAATCTCCTTGCAAGATGTTACAATAAGATTGTAATGACTGATGATGGTTCTACAATAGTTGCTCTTCATCAAGAACAAGAATTTCCCTATGAGTTCTCAAAACCTTTACCAGAAGATTTAAAAGAAGATAATAGTGTGTTAAGAATGAGTGATTACAAAGAAGTAAAAAGGGTGTTTAAAGATGTGAAACCTGAAATAGCAAGACAGCAGTTAGCTTCTTTAACTTTAACGACAACACATCGTTGGTTCCCCAGAGCGAGAGATAAGAAAGCTAAGAAAGGTGAAATGAATCGACCAtacttatagttattttatattattaatgaaattgtagatttgtaactaataaatattatagtatcctagttattgttgttattttatcattattttcctTTGTTTTTGCGCAGATGTACTATGCAGATTGCCATCAATCTTCAAAATGTCAATCAATTAcctataatctatactaatatcatgtgaaagtaactatacTTGTCCTCCTGTTTCTTTTTCATGGCCAAACTACTGAATGAATGGATCAAGCGTAATCTCCAAAGAAGGATATAAACCTGTACATGATGACCAATTCTAAAATTTAAGCAAATCCATagataaaaactaattaatcataaattgcACTTCGcttgatattaattaagatataaattttaaagtaatactaaatggattataattaaaactatcaaTTTTTCTACCTCACGCAAAACAAACCCCGTTAAAGTATAAGAAAAAGACATCAACTGCAACTACAACTATAatgtttgtgttattttattaaaatgacaaaataatttaaaagcaattacatttttaattaattattgcaatTATACAATTTACCATATATCAATAATTCTTCTATAGgtccattaaatttaaataaaaccaatgtttttctattgtggtgACTGGACAAAATTTTGTACCCTATTCAAGGTCTGAATAAAACTTTACTTCTTcattatataatgttacatagaacatttaaattataattagtagaggatattaattaaaaactatattaatataaataactttattttcaataaatagtattacaattaataattttacattttcttattaatgtTCTATGATTGAACCTAACACTAAATTATACAGCAGGTAATACCTTTACATGATGACAATACAATCTTTGACATTCTTAGCATATTACAATAACAGTTAACAACATATTTGGACTCATTTCATCATCTTTCACTTGAAAAAGATTATctaccataaaatatttatcacagttacaaaaaaatgttttaaaaatttaaataatatggttgttttaaataagtttacctatatagataataaatatttcaactaaACTTAACACCATCAGTAACTAGCTCAGCTATTATATAGGCAACACAATGACTCAATAACAAGCTATGACAACTATTTTAAAGATAGAATCctttacacataaaaatatacttcaaaaaataattgaaaaaaaaaaagcttatcgAGTATTCAATccatttttcaatatcacaacaGTTGCCCCCTTGTACTTTTATCGGCTACATAATATTACACTGGATGCAAGTTTTAGACCTGCACAAGCCTCAAACCAcatttaaaatctattattaatatataatgtaactaCATTCTTTGAATGTTATAATTCTTATTATGATTCAAAAATACCATACTCTGAccctatatttaattaaaatgtgaaaatatttatatagctgtataaagactattttaatagaatatattttatacattgtatGGCTACAaagattgttaaataatttctaaattctATATGGCATTAATGCAATAACTAAATCACTTATCATTATCACCATAatcatcattaattaaattgtcaatgaaaattaatacaattacaaaagTTACTAAAAAGAACCAAAAGGCCAACCAACAATCACAATTGTTTTAATCCTGACAGGCATAGACAAGTCTAaactaattgaaatattatttatgacttCCACAATCAAAATGCTATTAACTTGAATGCAGTTATTGGTATACGCCTATTTTTACTGATATATGGGTGATAATTTAGGTACACCGTTGTATGAAGGCCTGTTATAAGACAATGTTGGACCCAAACTAATGTgcatttaaactattaaaaaaagactataaacaaaataaaaatctgttataattaacttattgggtagaatacatataaaatatttcattataggTAATAACATGAAGGAATTGGAATAACTCAGATACTCTACAGTAGCATATTTATAGATGACATAAACAAATGaaagtgattttatttgatgttaatGAAAAGGTGATATCAAAAATAGAATTAGAACAATGACACACGATGCGTGTGCAGCCAAATATCACAAGTTGGCAACGAGACCCCAACAGTGAGTGGTCACGGCCGGCTGTTTGTGTGCGTGCCTTTGCCTGACGCACACAGAGGACatcgcacgcacacgcacacgtcCGCTACACATAAACCATCATTCTAGTCCCATAATAGCCAGTCTTGAAGAACTTAAGTTATTCCTGGGATAACAGGTTTCGCCCAAAACGTCATAAGTTACATAACATttcatacttttaaaattacatcGCGGTCGTTCTTTTAAATGTGATATTAATTATGGGCAAACCTTTGTGATAAAATTCTTACCTCTGTTTGTATCGTAATTATCggataaagatttttttcacAACTATAAGGCTAGTAAATTGTACTATAGTAAATCTTATGTTTGATCACTGGAAgcaatgaattttatatatgcatatgttGGACACAGTGATATTACAATACTAGAGTCAaagttaacaatataaaaaataacagcagTTTTATCTatcaatagtaaaataaaatggcaCACGAGAATATTTTCAACATtccataataagtatttttaatttttctctgaaaaatatactatttcttAAGACCAGACGAAGTTATACCATCTGATCCATAATCGATCAACGAAGGAAAACTTTGTACTTGTacatacaataacatttaatataagattttaaaacagTTAGAAAAAATTGTTACATTCGCTCATTTCAGTTTGTAAACTCGAAATCGTTGTTCGATAGGACCAAATCAGTTGCGTATTCAATATCGGCTAGAGTAAGCTCGGTCGAGACTTCGCACGCGTAGATGAGAAGTGCCGTAGTCGAGAGACCAGCTGTAGAGGGGCGGCAGGGTCTGATGTCAGCGCACCCGACACACGCGCAGTTCCCTGTCCAGTTCTTGCAGCTGGCGGATGAAGCCGTCGTTGGGGTGAATGTCGCGCCGGGAGCGAACCAGGGCGAGCGCCTCAGTCAAGGTCATGCCTCGTTTGATCATTAGGAAGGCGATTGCGCAAGTAGCCGACCTTGAAACACCCATCATGCAGTGCACGAGCACGCGACCTGTACCAGTAACCCAGTtctgtgtctaattttaatccATTACTCGGCTAAGGTTGCCAACTTGTTGAAACGAactcattcaaaaaaaaatttaattaacggATTGCACTTTTATCGGTAAGTGttgatttttaaaagaaatcataaatgtataaattaatataaaattagtaagttAACATAAAACAAGAAGAATTTTGAAttaatacatatagtacgacacaaataagatgtagcatcggaaaatgcaatggaatgaaaataaaaccgattactgtcaatttacacaaccaatagaaatagctctctatcgcgccattagacgctattcgtcactatagattaacgcgtcagagaaagcaagtgcatgtaaatcgacgcatcaaattgatgaatatattaggtcatatgatattacaagttattacatttgtgcaaagatcatattcgcataagaaataaatattgataatttgggatagcgtacttaattcggatgcgatcggttttacgaattttgccgatgcgacatctaagttgtgtcgtactatacatacatacattaacaatcacatattactataatgacttgaattacagttaaaattatttttaaagtattatcgtTTTCAGATATTTGGCAACCCTAAATTAAACCACGGTGTAAGTGTACATTCGATATACAATCGAACGTCATATTTACGTATGAAGAAAAAATACTCCTTCTGTATCTGTATGACAAATAATACTTGTGTAAGTGcaactgaaattaaatatagtttaatctTATTTGCACGTAACAACAACGACCTTACAGAAGCAGAAGCTTGCGTTATTGGTATTCATTCGCGAAATAAGATGGTCCATACcagttatttttttaccattaatttactatttttaatggACAGTCAATGTAACTATCCACCTTGTCTGTGCCACAGtaggaaataatttatacttatgtatgtatgatcTCTATAAGTTTGAAAGATATTAAATCATCAAAGTACCTCCACGAGATATTCCCTCATCGATGAAGCTGGCAGCAATATGGAAGTACTTAGATATATCCGTCGTCGGAAGATCCATCAGTTGGAAACCCTTGTAGCGTAGGCCGGGACAATCGCGATAATAGAGATGATCTGTGTCCACTTGGGTGTATCGCTTGCCTTCAGCCGTGTTTAGCACGTAGTTTATACCCATACGCCGCAGAAAGACCTTGTCTTTCGCTGCCACCCTTTATACAACAAACAAATGGATCTTTTATGATAAACCAAACTTTTCTTCACCTTTTTTCTTcattgtactataaataaaatcattactattgtttaaaaataatcaaaccgCCTCCATAAATGTCTATTATTTGTACCAGATGTATAGAATGTAAGTTCAAAGAATTACTTCATAGGTAATCAATCGATGTATAAATTgagcattatattttaaaaaatatatcatcgtGTTAAAAATCGATACTTTACAGAACTTCCCGTGTCACATCCTTATTCTTCACCGTCACCCTACAGCAGGGATATGCGCAATATCTCCACAATAACTCGACCTAAATTACCACCGATTACAGCGACATACagttgcttaaatatttttataaaagtttgaaGCGGTTGTTTCAATAATTTAGACTAAGCATATTCGTCAATACCTACTTATAACTCAATGTCCTGAGCTAGATCTTAATTTAAAGCTTTCTATACGAGAAAATATTCAGTCTGTTTAATGCAATTAGATTGGGATTGAGTTTTGAAATACTGATTGCGAAGTATGTACGTAAGACGACGTAATTACATACGATACACCTATCTTCCCCTTCAATCAACCCAATTAAACAAATCGGCAAAACTAAATAAGTATAGTCtacatttatagaattaaaacaaCTATCAATTGTATAGaaaacttacaaatatattaaaatttagattaGGCCTCGACGGTTAACAGTATAAGACATTTGAAATGTATAACTCCGACGTATTAATAGTGTTAATGTGtcataatatatgatattaattaataaaacttacgcATCTCCGACGAACAGACCCGGATATACTTCATTTACGTCCGGCGTAGGGCTGTACGTGACGCCCAGGCCAGTGTAGGGCCGGGATCGAAAGGACGAGACCGAACTCAACACCGGAGACGGCGTCGAACCATAGCTCTATTCATAAAacgcatatttaataaaaccatataattaattgacacatttattattagtcacatcatataaattaaatgttattgtcATGCATCTAAAAATTCATTGTTTATcattatttgattcaatattgACATTTATAAGCAAGGcacacatttaaaaatgtttttatttatattaacattaaatatatatcaaccaCGGCTATTACTGTCCAAAATGAcaataaatacacatttattaataatatatacatatttaattatacactattaactatacatatttatccACAAGAACTCATGAAACCTACTGCATATTTATAAGATTGAAGTTATTCCCAAGTCTacctaattttaaaaaacaccTTATTTATCAAAATCCACAATGTTATAAATGGAATGAAATGGAAAAAGATTCAAAGAAATTgctgattgaaaatatttataaggaaaTCCAGATTTTGTAGATCCAAAATGGtccactaaatatattttttttaatatatgatatgCGAACCAGCAACCAGCATCATGTGTTTAGTTTGTTAAAGAAAACTATTAAGGTGCATGATATCGCCACATGTGTGGCATCACAAGTGGACTAACttgctaaatataatatttgtctaatgtgttttttaagtattttttttaaatataaaaatgagtaaTAATGTTAGTTCAAAACATGCACAAAATAGCTATAGCACACTATATGTCAAtatgatttcaataaaaattatatcatatcatatataacatgtaaaattcattgaaataataaagaatacaatCCTACTGTTTTTTACAACAGTTTGAAGGTATAGAGGGCCGTTTGGTTCAATCAATCGTAATGCTTTAATAAATACCATTAATGTCCTTAGGTAGGAGCCTACTCGCTGTTCATTAGCCGCAGAGTAAGAAGGATATCTCGGATATAGAGAATACTGTCAATAACAGAGATTGTTTATGAGAAAAGTATGATAAAGGTATGACATATTATCTATCAACTGTAATTATTTGCATGTGAAAAATGTAAATCATGGTAATCACTAACTGATAGGtctctaaaattataaattgactgatttttattataaatatttttaagttaatttgtaggCGTAAAACGATCTCTCAGAAGTTTGacttaatatataagattagctttacattttaatttatttaaataattttgaagaaaatataatttctatgatTGGATAtggattaaaattttgtattagaatttaatttattcagtagCATTGATtggatgttatttaaattatcaaccattattaaattaaatttaaaaaaaacaaatattatattttatgcaacCATGTTGAttgatttaagtaattaatatttaaatacaaatattcataCTCTAAGTTTCTTCttacgtatttatatttaaagacaaGAAGTAaccctttaaatttaaatcgatattaaaactataaaatatatgctaAGGAAAGTAGTATTTTACATTAAtcgtttatcaaaaatatatttaagcatagGAAATATAGGAGCAAATATACACTTCGCTACTTAACAAGTGCGCATAACAatgatcatattatattacgataGAAAAACGATATGCCTCCTTTAAATGGACTAGTGTTGACCTTGACTGGATGACTATTATGATGCAAAAATAAGCCCAGGCCGACGcgtattatctatttttaacttttttctcaattaattaaatataagagagataaattgaaaattaccatatgtactaaataaataattattatagtatactCACGGTATCTCGGTagctcattttatttaattttccggcaccaaaattaataatatgccggttcaacttttaataaatttgtaaaacaagCAACTAAACTATATTACAGATCtaccaataataattacagtaattCTCCTATACTAAGTTAGATGCTATTTTTAGCTAGCGTTCATGAAAAACACTAGCTCTCAGACGGAAAATGGTAACAAGAACAACATTCAATGAAAGATTTTCTTTCATAGCGAACTACAAAACACAAAATTCATGACGTTGCCaactgcaaaaaatattttccctttatgattgtttgtaatatttaaaaacattttagtgcaaaatatataacaagacTAAGTATTACTCAAAATTATAattggttttatataaaaatatacttatattaaccTTAATTCCGGAAAAACCAAATATTTAACAGAATTTGGTAAAGTTTAAGTCGTAGTAACAGCTGATGCTAAGTGCAAATATATCACAACTAGTAAAACTATCATATCAATCAaattaattcgattttaaacgaaataaataaagtaaagattattataatgtaatacaacAGCTTAAATATCGGAACG from Vanessa cardui chromosome 1, ilVanCard2.1, whole genome shotgun sequence encodes the following:
- the LOC124544487 gene encoding 39S ribosomal protein L42, mitochondrial, whose product is MSYLLRSVIYQPKNLLARCYNKIVMTDDGSTIVALHQEQEFPYEFSKPLPEDLKEDNSVLRMSDYKEVKRVFKDVKPEIARQQLASLTLTTTHRWFPRARDKKAKKGEMNRPYL
- the LOC124529764 gene encoding dual specificity phosphatase 29-like isoform X2; the encoded protein is MSYRDTSYGSTPSPVLSSVSSFRSRPYTGLGVTYSPTPDVNEVYPGLFVGDAVAAKDKVFLRRMGINYVLNTAEGKRYTQVDTDHLYYRDCPGLRYKGFQLMDLPTTDISKYFHIAASFIDEGISRGGRVLVHCMMGVSRSATCAIAFLMIKRGMTLTEALALVRSRRDIHPNDGFIRQLQELDRELRVCRVR
- the LOC124529764 gene encoding dual specificity protein phosphatase 13-like isoform X1, with product MSYRDTYSLYPRYPSYSAANEQRVGSYLRTLMSYGSTPSPVLSSVSSFRSRPYTGLGVTYSPTPDVNEVYPGLFVGDAVAAKDKVFLRRMGINYVLNTAEGKRYTQVDTDHLYYRDCPGLRYKGFQLMDLPTTDISKYFHIAASFIDEGISRGGRVLVHCMMGVSRSATCAIAFLMIKRGMTLTEALALVRSRRDIHPNDGFIRQLQELDRELRVCRVR